In Castanea sativa cultivar Marrone di Chiusa Pesio chromosome 6, ASM4071231v1, a single window of DNA contains:
- the LOC142641088 gene encoding putative BPI/LBP family protein At1g04970, with the protein MKKPMAPASILYMLIGIASLFIPTPTQSQTQSHFQPNTDEAFTSIVISQRGLDFVKDLLIEKAVSSIVPLQLPKIEKSIKIPFVGSVDMVLSDTTIYQINVSESYAKLGDAGVSIIVSGATCNLSMNWYYSYSTWLVPVEISDRGSASVQVEGLEVGLTLGLGNQEGTLKLSLLDCGCYVKDISIKLDGGASWLYQGMIDAFEEQIGSAVESAITKKLKEGILKLDTFLQALPQEIPVDDNASLNVTFVNDPLLSNASVGFEINGLFTERKRDPVLGYHHENSKTSVFCPDSSKMVGISLDEAVFNSASALYYNAAFMQWIVDKLPDQSLLNTGGWRFIVPQLYKKYPNDDMTLNISLSSPPVVIIAENKIDATINVDLVIDVLEAGEVVPVACISLVIRASGLVKVAGNNLTGSVKLNDFTMSLKWSNIGNLRLYLVQPVMWTIIQTVFLPYANSHLVQGFPLPVIHGFTLHNANIICSDSRIMVCSDVIYTETNNLSQLLSIWIDKYRLPF; encoded by the exons ATGAAAAAACCAATGGCACCCGCTAGTATTCTCTACATGCTCATAGGCATAGCCTCTCTCTTCATTCCCACTCCCACACAATCCCAAACCCAATCCCATTTCCAACCTAATACCGACGAAGCCTTCACCTCCATAGTCATATCCCAACGAGGCCTTGATTTTGTCAAAGACTTGCTCATAGAAAAGGCCGTTTCCTCAATAGTCCCACTCCAACTGCCCAAGATTGAGAAATCTATAAAGATCCCATTTGTGGGTAGCGTTGATATGGTCCTTTCAGATACTACAATATACCAAATCAATGTTTCCGAGTCTTATGCGAAGCTTGGTGATGCGGGGGTTTCGATTATTGTGTCAGGGGCTACTTGTAATTTGAGTATGAATTGGTATTATTCTTATAGTACGTGGCTTGTGCCGGTTGAGATTTCGGATAGAGGGTCTGCTTCTGTTCAG GTTGAAGGCTTGGAAGTGGGGCTTACTTTAGGCTTGGGCAACCAGGAAGGGACTCTGAAGCTTTCCCTTTTGGACTGTGGTTGTTATGTTAAAGATATTTCAATTAAATTGGATGGAGGAGCGTCCTGGCTCTATCAAGG GATGATTGATGCTTTTGAAGAGCAAATAGGGTCTGCAGTGGAAAGTGCTATTACTAAGAAACTTAAAGAAGGGATTTTGAAGCTTGATACCTTTCTGCAAGCTCTTCCACAAGAAATCCCAGTGGATGATAATGCTTCTCTGAATGTAACTTTTGTAAATGACCCTTTGTTGAGTAATGCTTCTGTTGGATTTGAGATCAATGGGTTGTTcacagaaagaaaaagagatccaGTCCTTGGATACCatcatgaaaattcaaaaacatcAGTTTTCTGCCCAGATTCATCTAAAATGGTTGGAATTTCATTAGATGAGGCTGTTTTTAACTCTGCGTCAGCTTTGTACTATAAT GCAGCATTTATGCAATGGATTGTGGACAAACTGCCGGATCAGTCTCTTTTGAACACTGGCGGATGGAGATTCATTGTTCCCCAACTGTACAAGAAATACCCCAATGATGATATGACTTTGAATATTTCTTTATCTTCTCCTCCAGTTGTAATTATTGCAGAGAACAAAATTGATGCAACCATTAATGTAGACTTGGTAATAGATGTTTTGGAAGCAGGTGAAGTAGTGCCGGTTGCATGCATCTCATTG GTAATTCGGGCCTCAGGTTTAGTTAAAGTTGCAGGGAATAACCTTACTGGAAGTGTGAAATTAAATGACTTCACAATGTCATTAAAGTGGAGCAATATTGGTAATTTGCGGTTATATCTAGTTCAG CCTGTGATGTGGACAATTATTCAAACGGTTTTCTTGCCGTATGCAAACTCACACCTTGTACAAGGTTTTCCTTTGCCCGTCATTCATGGTTTCACCCTTCACAATGCTAACATTATCTGCTCGGATTCAAGAATTATGGTTTGCAGTGATGTAATATATACAGAAACAAACAATCTTAGTCAGCTTTTGTCCATTTGGATAGATAAATATAGGCTACCCTTCTGA